One Paroedura picta isolate Pp20150507F chromosome 16, Ppicta_v3.0, whole genome shotgun sequence genomic region harbors:
- the CEBPE gene encoding CCAAT/enhancer-binding protein epsilon — protein MSQGGYFENERHYQALEMPPARPAGADLAPFCEPDLASCMGDEQLLSEVLQGVQQRMPKGVPFPNYFPGEPYPFLSYGGERKALGTFESRSVAVKEEPRGGGGGGGGGDPGRVGGRHPYSAPHFQAAHCAQVVLSQPGMRAGQPLRGLKGPPCSPTPSCCGPKGKKSVNKDSLEYRLRRERNNIAVRKSRDKAKRRVLETQQRMVELLGENERLRSRVEQLMQETETLRDIFRQVPEAAGLIKGLGGCS, from the exons ATGTCCCAGGGAGGATATTTTGAGAACGAACGGCACTACCAAGCCCTGGAGATGCCCCCTGCCAGGCCCGCAGGTGCCGACCTGGCCCCTTTCTGTGAACCAGACCTGGCTTCATGCATGGGGGACGAACAGCTGCTCTCTGAGGTGCTGCAGGGGGTCCAGCAACGGATGCCCAAGGGGGTCCCCTTCCCTAACTACTTCCCCGGGGAGCCGTACCCCTTCCTGTCTTACGGAGGGGAACGCAAAGCTCTCGGCACCTTTGAGTCCCGCTCGGTTGCTGTCAAAGAGGAgccacgaggaggaggaggaggaggaggaggaggggacccTGGCCGGGTGGGCGGACGACACCCGTACAGTGCCCCGCACTTCCAGGCTGCCCACTGTGCCCAGGTGGTCCTGAGTCAACCCGGAATGCGTGCTGGGCAACCCCTGAGGGGCCTGAAG GGACCTCCCTGCAGCCCAACTCCATCCTGCTGTGGCCCAAAGGGCAAGAAATCAGTGAATAAGGACAGCTTGGAGTACCGCTTGCGCCGGGAGCGCAACAATATCGCGGTGCGCAAGAGCCGTGACAAGGCCAAGCGCAGGGTGCTGGAGACCCAGCAGCGGATGGTGGAACTCCTGGGGGAGAATGAGCGCCTGCGTAGCCGGGTGGAGCAGCTGATGCAGGAGACAGAGACCCTGCGGGACATTTTCCGCCAAGTGCCCGAGGCGGCTGGGCTTATCAAAGGGCTGGGGGGCTGCAGCTGA